From Penicillium psychrofluorescens genome assembly, chromosome: 1, one genomic window encodes:
- a CDS encoding uncharacterized protein (ID:PFLUO_002078-T1.cds;~source:funannotate): MKVEGRTFVISGGASGLGRACAQDICRRGGYVAILDMNAELAEELVKEIGEEKSKFFETDVLETESIAAAVKGALAWSKETGKEIGGVIAGAGVSSPAKILDRDGNPFSLDDFEFVMNVNVRGTIDLVRQCLPHMAKTTPVGEDGERGIVIMVASSAAFDGQPGQGNSPLSSVLENIDNVL, encoded by the exons ATGAAGGTCGAGGGTAGAACTTTTGTCATTTCTGGAGG AGCTTCCGGCCTTGGCCGAGCATGTGCACAGGACATATGTCGCCGTGGTGGCTATGTCGCCATTCTGGACATGAATGCAGAACTTGCTGAGGAGCTCGTGAAAGAgatcggagaagagaagtcCAAGTTCTTTGAAACCGATGTCCTAGAGACGGAAAGCATTGCCGCTGCTGTCAAAGGGGCTCTAGCCTGGTCCAAAGAAACCGGAAAGGAGATTGGAGGCGTAATTGCAGGCGCAGGTGTTTCTTCTCCAGCAAAG ATTCTTGACCGCGACGGAAACCCCTTTAGCCTTGACGATTTCGAATTTGTTATGAACGTGAACGTCCGAGGGACTATCGACCTCGTTCGTCAATGTCTCCCTCACATGGCCAAAACCACACCAGTAGGGGAGGACGGTGAACGTGGAATCGTCATCATGGTAGCGTCGTCAGCTGCATTTGACGGCCAACCTGGCCAGGGTAATTCTCCTCTCTCGAGTGTCCTCGAAAATATTGACAATGTGCTTTAG
- a CDS encoding uncharacterized protein (ID:PFLUO_002079-T1.cds;~source:funannotate) — MTRIPGRELGQAYETLSMEEKKSILHELKTYLEVMRGWSNPWGNSRICSLLGTAIRSVRVPNHLLGPFESEEELNEYLIQPSWSGGFESDSAYHQAHDVAKDMKKLPHRVVFTHGDLKPHNILIMGGRITGFLDWESAGWYPEYWDFTTALRFTREDFWWYNFVIDLGGGAYLAELKCERALAALTSSSYYW; from the coding sequence ATGACTCGCATTCCTGGTCGAGAGCTGGGCCAAGCTTACGAGACCTTAAGtatggaagagaagaagtcgATTTTACATGAGCTTAAAACCTATTTGGAGGTGATGCGCGGGTGGTCGAATCCATGGGGCAATAGCAGGATTTGCTCTCTGCTAGGAACTGCCATCAGAAGTGTTCGCGTTCCTAACCACCTTCTCGGCCCATTCGAGTCTGAGGAGGAACTCAACGAATACCTTATACAGCCTTCTTGGTCGGGTGGTTTTGAATCAGATTCCGCATATCACCAAGCTCACGACGTTGCTAAAGACATGAAGAAATTACCGCACCGCGTTGTTTTCACCCATGGCGATCTTAAACCCCATAATATCTTGATAATGGGGGGCCGGATCACAGGCTTCCTTGACTGGGAATCGGCAGGCTGGTATCCAGAATACTGGGACTTCACTACAGCATTGCGATTCACGCGGGAGGATTTCTGGTGGTATAACTTTGTTATCGACCTTGGGGGCGGCGCGTATTTGGCGGAACTGAAATGTGAACGTGCACTGGCCGCTTTGACAAGCTCTTCGTATTACTGGTGA
- a CDS encoding uncharacterized protein (ID:PFLUO_002080-T1.cds;~source:funannotate) yields the protein MGAANRVENEVAMITLAAAALDPIFKPHVVPRLYGWVGSTSKQGERQQGWILQELMPGTPLDEKLEGMGLEEKKKIFAQIAKLLKGLQDFPLPASITQFGGLTFDNEGNIISAPMTSTGIGPWPSYEAAFKERLEQALRKADENSYIQGWHANGVRARLEAFVERGLPASFEPLESRDQKVIVHADFTPNNLLFDASTGHITGLIDYDFSCILHPSYEFLRSFDGVGGQFRGWSGIEGREQKALKEAKLHGFQDPLPDDKDGDSGVQWNVAKAWEDELEKAGCKRPMTIPGIDKVADVDALLGSILPWRVTNSDILRRQTDEVIRNCRDENEGVLIQILEHNGF from the exons ATGGGAGCCGCGAATCGTGTTGAAAATGAAGTTGCCATGATAACTCTTGCCGCGGCTGCGTTAGACCCCATTTTCAAGCCCCACGTTGTGCCCCGCCTCTATGGCTGGGTCGGGAGCACGTCCAAGCAGGGAGAGCGCCAGCAAGGTTGGATCCTCCAGGAGCTCATGCCAGGCACACCTCTAGACGAAAAGCTGGAGGGCATGGGactcgaggagaagaaaaagatcTTCGCACAGATCGCAAAGCTCCTCAAAGGGCTTCAAGACTTTCCGCTACCAGCTTCCATCACCCAATTCGGAGGTCTCACCTTTGACAACGAGGGCAATATTATCAGCGCTCCAATGACTAGCACCGGCATCGGACCTTGGCCCTCATATGAGGCCGCATTCAAAGAACGGCTTGAGCAAGCTCTCAGGAAAGCCGACGAGAACTCCTACATCCAGGGCTGGCACGCGAACGGCGTCCGGGCCCGGCTAGAGGCCTTTGTGGAGCGAGGGCTCCCAGCATCCTTCGAGCCGCTCGAGTCGCGCGACCAGAAGGTAATTGTTCACGCGGACTTCA CGCCCAACAACCTCTTGTTCGACGCCTCCACGGGTCACATCACGGGGCTAATTGACTACGACTTCTCGTGCATTCTTCATCCGTCGTACGAGTTTCTACGCTCCTTTGATGGAGTTGGGGGCCAGTTTCGCGGCTGGTCCGGCATCGAGGGCCGTGAGCAAAAGGCGCTCAAGGAAGCTAAGCTACACGGCTTCCAGGACCCTCTTCCGGATGACAAGGACGGCGACAGTGGTGTACAGTGGAATGTTGCCAAGGCCTGGGAGGACGAGCTAGAGAAGGCGGGTTGCAAGCGCCCGATGACAATACCGGGGATCGACAAGGTGGCCGACGTCGATGCCCTGCTTGGCTCCATTCTGCCCTGGCGCGTGACCAATTCCGACATTCTGAGGAGGCAAACTGACGAGGTCATTCGAAACTGCCGGGATGAGAATGAGGGGGTGCTGATTCAGATTCTGGAGCACAACGGGTTTTAG
- a CDS encoding uncharacterized protein (ID:PFLUO_002081-T1.cds;~source:funannotate), with the protein MTEVTPVSVIAIDDEKRISAHNDSAEADMTDVAVSKEDASYSDGDEALKLAGIHAHQFDEKYYLRLRRKIDLHIMPILVFIYFTQFLDKNILSYASIMGFPVTGIWYNDVAQAFYMGFIIWMFPTQYIGQKFPIAKYLGCHITLWGVLVMLHAVCHDFSAFYALRFFLGVLEACVSPSLILIVTMWYKQNERASRIGWFYAGNLSTSVVGGGVAYGVTFFNGSLQPWKLLYIILGALAILNGIIVILFLPDSPVSARFLSEQEKIAALERVRLDQAGTHNKHIKKYQVFETFKDIRTWLMFVIIMCLGIPNGGNSAFSNIITVSFGWTSRQSLLLDMPRAAIGGVAVVAVGWLSDRIHDRMTLALLFTLPTLIGMIIMTTMQYSGQKGVLQFAQLFQNLSAPGFPLCYAWNASNVGGHTKKVTVNAFTLFTFGAGSVVGTYIFLPKDAPGYIPGKAAIVVLTVVMMCCCAVMAYINVRWNRQKKAELDLLIAENGWTEEDVDRERERAAFLDLTDRENVFFIYTR; encoded by the exons ATGACTGAAGTGACACCCGTTTCTGTGATCGCCATtgatgatgagaagagaATATCGGCCCATAATGATAGTGCTGAGGCTGATATGACTGACGTTGCCGTTTCTAAGGAGGACGCAAGCTATtcagatggcgatgaggcACTCAAATTGGCAGGTATTCATGCTCACCAGTTTGATGAAAAGTACTATCTCCGCCTGCGACGGAAAATT GACCTTCACATCATGCCCATTCTCGTCTTTATCTACTTCACCCAATTCTTGGACAAGAACATCCTTTCCTACGCGTCCATAATGGGATTTCCAGTCACTGGCATTTGGTATAACGATGTTGCGCAGGCGTTCTACATGGGGTTCATCATCTGGATGTTTCCTACTCAATACATAGGGCAAAAGTTCCCAATCGCCAAATACCTTGGTTGCCATATCACCTTGTGGGGCGTTCTTGTCATGCTCCACGCCGTATGTCACGATTTCTCGGCCTTCTACGCCCTGCGATTTTTTCTTGGTGTGCTTGAGGCGTGTGTGTCTCCCAGTCTTATACTTATAGTCACGATGTGGTACAAGCAGAACGAGCGTGCCTCTCGCATCGGCTGGTTCTACGCCGGTAACCTCAGCACATCTGTTGTAGGAGGTGGCGTCGCATACGGAGTCACCTTCTTCAACGGCTCCCTCCAGCCGTGGAAGCTCCTCTACATCATTCTAGGCGCGCTCGCAATACTCAACGGAATAATTGTtattcttttccttcccgACTCCCCAGTCAGCGCTCGTTTCCTATCTGAACAGGAGAAGATCGCGGCTCTCGAGCGCGTCCGTTTGGACCAAGCGGGCACTCACAATAAACACATCAAGAAATACCAGGTTTTCGAGACTTTCAAAGATATTCGAACTTGGCTCATGtttgtcatcatcatgtgCCTCGGTATTCCGAATGGCGGTAATTCTGCCTTTAGCAACATCATCACCGTGAGTTTTGGCTGGACCTCCCGTCAGTCTCTACTGTTAGATATGCCTCGTGCCGCTATCGGTGGTGTTgctgtcgtcgctgtcggcTGGCTTTCCGATCGGATCCATGATCGCATGACTCTAGCCCTGCTTTTCACGCTTCCTACGCTCATTGGCATGATCATCATGACAACCATGCAATACTCCGGCCAGAAGGGTGTGCTTCAATTTGCGCAGCTATTCCAGAACCTCTCCGCACCTGGGTTCCCGCTCTGCTACGCCTGGAACGCGAGCAACGTAGGTGGTCACACCAAAAAGGTCACTGTCAACGCCTTTACTTTGTTCACTTTTGGCGCTGGTTCCGTGGTCGGTACCTATATATTCCTGCCAAAAGATGCTCCGGGCTACATCCCAGGCAAGGCGGCCATCGTTGTTCTGACAGTAGTGATGATGTGCTGCTGTGCTGTAATGGCGTATATCAATGTACGGTGGAACAGACAAAAGAAAGCTGAGCTAGATCTGCTCATTGCTGAGAACGGCTGGAcggaggaagatgtggatCGTGAGCGAGAAAGGGCAGCGTTTCTTGACCTCACTGACAGAGAGAACGTCTTCTTCATCTATACCCGATGA
- a CDS encoding uncharacterized protein (ID:PFLUO_002082-T1.cds;~source:funannotate) — protein sequence MAASDITDAASQAQVADEHNDKIIQVQNQDELRLAQMGHKQELVRHFSVWSLIGLAANCTISWTGLGLGLITEVNAGGPGAVIYGFILVFILQSFLGASLAEFVSAYPTEGGMYHWIAAIAPKRYNSILSFATGWSTVFGWIFTTASTNLIYATTLMALIALYHDDLVLQPWMTFVAYQILNIFTSGIVMFGNRLIPTINKFSLVYLQLAWFITMVTVAAMAPAHNDSEFVFRTWMNKTGWENNAICFITGLVNPLYSLGGLDGISHITEEMPNPGRNAPLGLAITLSIAFVTGIAYLITLMFSTQNYGKLATTSTGLPLAELFYQATSTRGGAFGLVFMIWVALGPCVIGSQLSTGRVFWAFARDDGLPMSNVWKRVNKRFGTPFNAQLCVDVIVALLGCIYLGSSTAFNAMMSSAVTINNIAYIVPILTNVLLLRKTMHRGPFFMGFVPGMLVNSIAAAWLVFAIIFFSFPYYKPVTASNMNYTCAVVGGFLLIELSWWLIAGKKYSRTVQRAREENQHSPVIVDGKDTA from the exons ATGGCTGCCTCCGACATCACCGACGCTGCTTCGCAAGCGCAGGTCGCCGACGAACACAATGACAAGATCATTCAAGTTCAAAATCAGGATGAGCTGCGTTTGGCGCAGATGG GCCACAAGCAAGAACTTGTGCGACACTTTTCGGTTTGGAGCTTGATCGGCCTAGCGGCCAATTGTACGATCTCCTGGACAG GTCTCGGTCTTGGGTTGATAACAGAAGTCAACGCCGGCGGCCCTGGTGCGG TTATCTACGGCTTCATATTGGTGTTTATTCTCCAGTCCTTCCTTGGTGCATCCCTGGCAGAGTTTGTGTCTGCATACCCGACCGAGGGAGGGATGTACCATTGGATTGCGGCCATCGCACCGAAACGATACAACAGTATTCTGAGTTTTGCGACTGGGTGGTCTACGGTTTTTGGAT GGATCTTTACTACCGCCTCCACGAACCTGATCTATGCCACCACGCTGATGGCTCTGATCGCCCTATACCATGATGATCTGGTGCTTCAGCCTTGGATGACATTTGTGGCGTATCAAATCCTGAATATCTTCACTTCAGGAATCGTCATGTTTGGAAATCGGTTGATTCCGACTATCAACAAATTTTCGT TGGTCTATCTGCAGCTGGCATGGTTTATTACCATGGTCACTGTGGCTGCGATGGCCCCCGCCCATAATGACAGCGAGTTTGTATTTCGAACCTGGATGAATAAGACGGGATGGGAGAATAATGCGATCTGTTTCATCACGGGCCTGGTGAATCCGCTTTATTCGCTAGGTGGATTGGACGGGATTTCG CATATCACTGAGGAGATGCCCAAT CCCGGAAGAAATGCGCCTCTAGGTCTCG CAATCACGCTCTCCATTGCATTTGTAACGGGGATAGCCTATCTGATCACTCTAATGTTTTCTACCCAAAACTATGGCAAACTCGCCACCACAAGCACCGGGCTACCACTCGCTGAGCTTTTCTACCAGGCCACTTCAACTCGAGGAGGTGCATTTGGACTAGTCTTTATGATCTGGGTTGCTCTCGGCCCCTGCGTCATTGGCTCTCAGCTAA GTACCGGACGAGTATTCTGGGCTTTTGCgcgagatgatggtcttCCGATGTCGAACGT TTGGAAGCGTGTTAACAAGCGGTTTGGTACTCCGTTTAACGCTCAGCTTTGCGTTGACGTGATCGTCGCTCTTCTGGGGTGCATCTACCTAGGATCAAGCACCGCGTTCAATGCCATGATGAGCTCTGCAGT AACAATCAACAACATCGCATATATCGTCCCAATTCTAACCAATGTCCTTCTGCTCCGGAAAACCATGCACCGGGGGCCCTTCTTCATGGGCTTTGTGCCTGGAATGCTCGTGAACAGTATTGCCGCCGCCTGGCTGGTTTTTGCTAttattttcttttcattcCCATACTACAAGCCGGTCACAGCGTCAAATATGAACTATACATGCGCTGTCGTTGGTGGGTTTTTGCTCATCGAACTGTCTTGGTGGCTTATTGCTGGCAAGAAATACTCGAGGACTGTACAGCGAGCCCGGGAGGAAAATCAGCACTCGCCGGTGATTGTTGATGGAAAGGATACGGCATAG
- a CDS encoding uncharacterized protein (ID:PFLUO_002083-T1.cds;~source:funannotate): protein MASLMYFRSGPESIDPQRLIHWTVTAQMRRLSAISFALLRGNRPCAHGYFAAKVSRAASTDTAPPSFFTVKVQGPHEESKDGHKSALQNQLLSIPSDVTNLNIDNDTPSDTEWALLGKHFSKINNLEMDTGFNEELNDKYMPLHWPLQRLLLSSACGEIIESPWVRQGRISHLIMYLTHGLRFEGPTSRELTRMNEEAIARGEKEQQFFTVKKGTPEERKISVVSIPELVNEWINNKYSNPDATVEPENMPPSDPVNLHTLEILENDALDTFSRMIMALPHLVTNLHTLNLRSTSGLDFKYLDERMFRQFPPQLSNLRTLRLTVGEVFQDPSYLPTLYAYLPLNLVSLFFRGPVSLCRSEQWGEWLKAFESKDFLPNLQNLGFVLDLYYQPCESDWVKNEEVRAPEEALCEAREACEDLYEVARRRGITIYPVHDEWAVKYPYLKQVDDRWR, encoded by the exons ATGGCCAGCCTCATGTACTTTCGTTCAGGACCAG AATCCATCGACCCACAACGTTTGATCCACTGGACAGTTACTGCACAGATG CGTCGTTTATCCGCGATATCCTTTGCTCTCCTCCGAGGCAACCGCCCCTGTGCCCATGGCTACTTTGCCGCCAAAGTGTCTCGCGCCGCATCCACTGATACGGCCCCACCATCTTTCTTCACAGTCAAGGTCCAGGGTCCTCACGAGGAATCAAAAGATGGTCACAAGAGCGCCTTACAAAATCAACTCCTGTCTATCCCTTCAGATGTAACCAATCTAAACATTGACAACGATACCCCATCTGATACGGAATGGGCATTGCTTGGAAAACACTTTTCCAAAATCAACAATCTCGAAATGGACACAGGATTTAATGAAGAGCTCAACGATAAATACATGCCTCTTCATTGGCCTCTCCAACGTTTGCTGCTAAGTTCTGCTTGCGGTGAAATCATCGAAAGCCCCTGGGTGCGGCAAGGCCGAATATCCCACTTGATCATGTACCTGACACATGGCCTTCGCTTTGAAGGTCCCACAAGTAGGGAGCTGACACGCATGAACGAGGAAGCAATTGCGCGcggagaaaaagaacagcAATTCTTCACTGTCAAGAAAGGCACACCCGAGGAGAGAAAGATCAGCGTTGTTTCGATTCCGGAACTGGTGAATGAGTGGATAAACAACAAGTACTCGAACCCAGATGCGACAGTGGAACCGGAGAATATGCCTCCGTCTGATCCTGTCAACCTGCACACTTTGGAAATCCTGGAAAATGACGCACTGGATACGTTTTCGAGGATGATAATGGCACTGCCTCATCTTGTGACCAATTTGCACACGCTGAACTTGCGTTCGACAAGTGGTTTGGACTTTAAATATCTTGACGAGAGAATGTTTCGCCAGTTCCCGCCCCAACTGAGCAACTTGAGGACACTGAGATTAACAGTGGGAGAAGTTTTCCAAGACCCATCCTATCTGCCTACACTATACGCCTACCTCCCACTCAACCTAGTCTCGCTGTTTTTCCGCGGTCCGGTGTCGCTGTGTAGGTCTGAGCAGTGGGGCGAATGGCTGAAGGCTTTCGAGTCAAAGGATTTCCTTCCCAACTTGCAGAATCTCGGGTTTGTTCTTGATCTATACTATCAGCCATGTGAGAGTGACTGGGTTAAAAATGAGGAGGTCAGAGCACCGGAGGAGGCTCTCTGTGAGGCGCGGGAGGCTTGTGAGGATCTCTATGAGGTTGCCCGGCGGCGCGGTATCACTATCTATCCAGTGCATGATGAGTGGGCCGTGAAATACCCCTATCTCAAACAGGTGGATGAtcgatggcggtga
- a CDS encoding uncharacterized protein (ID:PFLUO_002084-T1.cds;~source:funannotate) produces the protein MSLKPLTLWTLLGHAGTPNPWKVLMILEELKVPYEPKPVDLDDVKKEAYVSVNPNGRVPALEDPNTGITIWESGAILEYLVDTYDKQHTISFPAGSKEYYESKQWLYYQMSGQGPYFGQAVWFTIYHPEKLPSALERYVDEIRRVSGVLNRSLQNKEYLVGGKYSYVDAAFVPWFEVAALFWSTEMDLEKSFPHVNSWLNRIKARPAIAKTIDDKEKAKAAAAEGK, from the coding sequence ATGTCTCTCAAACCCCTCACTCTCTGGACCCTCCTGGGCCACGCCGGCACGCCCAACCCCTGGAAGGTCCTTATGATCCTAGAAGAGCTCAAGGTTCCCTACGAGCCCAAGCcggtcgatctcgacgacgTAAAGAAGGAAGCCTACGTGTCTGTCAATCCTAACGGTCGTGTTCCCGCCCTCGAGGATCCGAACACCGGGATCACCATCTGGGAATCCGGCGCCATCCTCGAGTACCTAGTAGACACATACGACAAGCAGCACACCATCAGCTTCCCCGCCGGCTCAAAGGAGTACTACGAAAGCAAGCAGTGGCTATACTACCAGATGTCCGGCCAGGGACCGTACTTCGGGCAGGCCGTCTGGTTTACGATCTACCACCCCGAGAAGCTGCCCAGTGCGCTCGAGCGCTATGTGGACGAGATCCGTCGTGTTTCGGGCGTGCTCAACCGATCCCTCCAGAACAAGGAGTACCTCGTGGGCGGTAAGTATAGCTATGTCGATGCTGCTTTTGTGCCGTGGTTCGAGGTGGCTGCGCTTTTCTGGTCGACCGAAATGGATCTCGAGAAGAGCTTCCCGCATGTCAATTCCTGGTTGAACCGTATCAAGGCTCGCCCGGCGATTGCCAAGACCATTGATGATaaggagaaggcaaaggCCGCGGCTGCGGAAGGAAAATAA
- a CDS encoding uncharacterized protein (ID:PFLUO_002085-T1.cds;~source:funannotate): MLTADPDALPSTRDLPVVATDKKKRPRREGKITSMPNARAKPKKALLLDELGEMLVEQLYAHSAPVEPHNAPVAAVDHLRSTLATIITASSCASSGSSNSSRTLAVFDGTPPTSVDSRTSQESPTSKPIQTIATAPRSGEDHCSKTKRRRHADVFSLDDFSTITTIEHLAAQYGRVAHMGILDRSYRFFVNQARTAALSFKVQNRVAIVGGDPLCATGAVPDLLEEFEVYRRRHRWGIAFMGASESFARGYAQSQGWTTIRFGTERVLNPQTNDVLLEQGGKRITVQNRQLLHQHKGGITLGVYSPATHGTDTELQTVLVAIYDAWRAERNRSATPQAFITVYELFALPSLMTFVYTRGPDGHVNGFAALRRLAAGGYHVDPCIAAPGSPKGISDLLLIAAMALLHRTGVSYLGFGFEPLHALDPSEITGMPRPFIHLTRDLYDHAFHRLPIHGKKAYHDRFRPDAPQDSGLYLVFPRGVPGPIHLLAIAHMANISLRKIVWADVRGLVVRDVRKSSEKPVTDASDAGITREA, translated from the coding sequence ATGCTCACCGCAGACCCGGATGCACTGCCCTCGACGAGAGATCTGCCAGTCGTGGCTacagacaagaagaagcgacCACGACGTGAAGGGAAAATCACGAGCATGCCCAATGCCAGGGCAAAGCCCAAAAAAGCATTGCTCCTCGACGAACTGGGTGAGATGCTGGTAGAGCAGCTCTACGCCCATTCTGCCCCGGTGGAACCTCACAATGCCCCCGTCGCTGCGGTTGATCACTTACGCAGCACTCTCGCTACCATCATCACGGCCTCGTCATGTGCCAGCTCaggcagcagcaacagcagtcGGACGCTGGCCGTGTTCGACGGCACGCCGCCCACCAGCGTGGACAGTCGCACCTCCCAGGAGTCCCCTACCTCAAAACCAATACAGACCATCGCCACAGCACCCCGCAGTGGCGAGGATCATTGCAGCAAGACCAAGCGCCGACGACATGCGGATGTCTTCAGTCTGGACGATTTCTCCACGATCACCACCATCGAGCACCTGGCGGCACAGTACGGTCGCGTGGCACATATGGGCATCCTCGACCGCAGCTATCGGTTCTTTGTCAACCAGGCGCGGACGGCTGCGCTGTCCTTCAAAGTGCAAAATCGGGTGGCAATCGTAGGCGGCGATCCGCTGTGTGCTACTGGTGCCGTCCCAGATCTACTGGAGGAGTTTGAAGTGTACCGTCGACGGCATCGTTGGGGCATCGCATTCATGGGCGCCAGCGAGTCCTTTGCTCGAGGTTACGCCCAGTCACAGGGCTGGACAACCATTCGCTTCGGCACCGAGCGTGTACTGAACCCACAAACGAACGACGTGTTGCTCGAACAGGGCGGAAAGCGGATCACAGTGCAGAACCGACAGTTGTTGCATCAGCACAAAGGCGGGATCACACTGGGAGTATACTCACCCGCAACGCACGGCACCGACACCGAGCTGCAAACTGTTCTAGTCGCCATCTACGACGCCTGGCGCGCCGAACGCAACCGCTCCGCTACCCCGCAGGCTTTCATCACGGTGTACGAACTGTTCGCACTGCCCAGCCTCATGACGTTCGTGTATACCCGGGGCCCCGACGGCCACGTCAATGGATTCGCCGCTCTCCGCCGGCTGGCCGCCGGCGGCTATCACGTCGATCCGTGCATTGCCGCGCCCGGTAGCCCCAAGGGTATCAGCGACTTActcctcatcgccgccatggctctcCTCCACCGCACCGGTGTCTCGTATCTGGGCTTCGGCTTCGAGCCCCTGCACGCGCTCGATCCAAGCGAGATCACCGGTATGCCTCgtccattcattcatctcACCCGCGACCTATATGACCATGCGTTTCATCGCCTTCCCATCCACGGCAAGAAGGCCTACCACGATAGATTCCGCCCCGATGCGCCCCAGGACTCGGGTCTCTACCTTGTCTTTCCTCGAGGCGTTCCCGGCCCAATTCATTTGCTCGCCATCGCTCATATGGCCAATATCAGTCTGCGCAAGATCGTCTGGGCCGATGTCCGAGGCTTGGTTGTGAGAGATGTCCGCAAGTCTTCGGAGAAGCCTGTGACCGATGCAAGTGATGCTGGTATTACTAGGGAGGCATAA
- a CDS encoding uncharacterized protein (ID:PFLUO_002086-T1.cds;~source:funannotate), whose protein sequence is MEPATEEAGPAPRPHPPLSPPPDLQQQQQQQEETPEFPAGADDDVPTNITNTNTNGAVRPSLSQSPASSTQSRPLSGVVPPYWRRHERNASRASQTSLARSTLITLEDHTADPDSETTRGLWARSVAIDDYAVVQGMTGIGSYVVWNCTIQTLDGGPIVVRMRYSEFDDLRQRLESSFPHAKSALPALPPKSVLYKFRAKFLENRRVGLQYFLNCVLLNPEFSGSPIVKDFLFGRVS, encoded by the exons ATGGAGCCAGCGACTGAGGAGGCCGGTCCGGCACCTCGGCCACACCCGCCGCTCTCCCCACCCCCGGAcctccaacaacagcaacaacaacaagagGAAACCCCAGAATTTCCCGCCGGAGCCGATGATGACGTACCAACcaacatcaccaacaccaatACAAACGGAGCAGTTCGACCCTCGCTATCCCAAAGCCCTGCCTCGTCCACCCAGTCCCGCCCGCTCTCCGGTGTAGTGCCGCCCTACTGGCGCCGTCACGAGCGCAATGCCTCCCGTGCATCGCAGACCTCATTGGCGCGGTCCACGCTCATCACATTGGAGGATCACACGGCAGACCCGGACTCGGAGACTACTCGCGGACTGTGGGCACGGAGTGTCGCTATTGATGACTATGCCGTTGTGCAGGGTATGACGGGGATCGGTTCGTATGTGGTGTGGAACTGTACTATACAAACACTGGAT GGAGGTCCAATTGTTGTTCGGATGAG ATACTCTGAATTCGACGACCTGCGCCAGCGGCTAGAGTCTTCTTTTCCGCACGCTAAAAGTGCTCTCCCCGCTCTGCCGCCTAAGAGCGTACTCT ACAAATTCCGGGCCAAGTTCCTCGAAAACCGGCGCGTCGGCCTACAATATTTCTTGAA TTGTGTCCTTCTGAACCCGGAGTTCTCAGGCTCACCTATTGTCAAAGACTTCCTCTTCGGTCGTGTCTCTTAG